Proteins encoded within one genomic window of Besnoitia besnoiti strain Bb-Ger1 chromosome II, whole genome shotgun sequence:
- a CDS encoding prenylcysteine oxidase (encoded by transcript BESB_036970), translated as MVRLLKMSRGLVLSSKAHVSGVVCTLFCAFLSMGRVGFTSPVGVSSPSPIYPPFSDCSRSLAPARVAIVGGGITGVATAAFLRTLERDMADARHTGCGRRDLLSGGEQSGNRRFVIDLIEAGGRLGGRLDFEELDGAFVELGGSEIHATNEWMVHFHDAFNAHLSAKRGTVRAGGEISNRKAPKSVTPLVSPDIPILLHDGDNTTTISLDTTSEMENSMLSIGQAILHDLIAGWTRLYPLFKLQTCPDFSGKQYSIREGTSSVSAAPAANKKPTPLPAFHSAIEMLDAVGLSPLLEYRLEDVLNSLSPTPFVRNLIDALLRGVYTQGVSMHALAGAVSLAAQTGNLYAKERPGRELVTFLAETHVDHVFRSCRIQRIEERAPRQGEKYRKTFRLVTSDALCPPVTKAYLNTRAYDAVVIATPLEVADIAVLRRNKAGNLELLELPPPRKFQEIFVTVVAADGIQKDGLLNPTGGATLTTSRQRSSGSTENRDISLFAAWCGHSPSADLQNGQARRFICKLTSERSLTDDDVSHLFSGVHAIIRRKWPAYPFLIPIPRYPQDAGDDSSPQRERGLENDPTRFQLMENVFYPNAFEGAFSCMEGQAMAARNTAHLLWNALA; from the coding sequence ATGGTACGTTTGCTGAAAATGAGCAGAGGACTCGTGTTGTCTTCGAAGGCTCACGTTTCGGGGGTCGTGTGCACTCTCTTCTGTGCCTTCCTCTCTATGGGGCGTGTCGGCTTCACCAGTCCAGTCGGCGTgtcttcgccctccccgATCTACCCACCTTTCTCTGACTGCAGCAGATcactcgcgcccgcgcgagtgGCGATTGTTGGAGGGGGGATAACAGGAGTGGCAACTGCAGCTTTCCTGCGAACGCTAGAAAGGGATatggcagacgcgcgccaTACGGGATGTGGACGCCGTGACCTCCTCAGTGGCGGCGAACAGTCCGGCAACCGACGTTTCGTCATTGACCTCATTGAGGCTGGTGGACGCCTAGGCGGAAGACTGGATTTCGAGGAACTTGATGGAGCATTCGTGGAACTCGGGGGCTCTGAGATACATGCAACGAACGAATGGATGGTTCACTTTCATGACGCTTTCAATGCACATCTTTCGGCGAAGCGCGGAACGgtgcgcgcgggcggagaaATCTCAAACAGAAAGGCTCCAAAATCTGTCACACCACTCGTGTCTCCGGACATCCCAATTCTTCTGCATGATGGAGACAACACCACAACGATCAGCCTAGATACTACCTCAGAGATGGAAAACAGCATGTTGAGCATTGGACAGGCTATCTTGCATGATCTCATAGCGGGGTGGACGAGACTCTATCCGCTTTTTAAATTGCAGACATGCCCCGATTTTTCTGGCAAACAGTACTCCATCAGGGAAGGCACCTCAAgcgtttccgccgcgccggcggctaATAAGAAACCGACCCCCTTGCCGGCATTTCACTCCGCAATAGAGATGCTTGACGCCGTTGgcttgtctcctctgcttgAGTATCGCCTGGAGGACGTCTTGAATAGCTTGAGTCCTACTCCGTTTGTCAGAAACCTCATAGATGCGCTCCTCAGAGGTGTGTATACGCAAGGAGTTTCAATGCACGCGCTAGCTGGCGCAGTCAGTCTAGCAGCGCAGACTGGAAATCTGTACGCGAAAGAACGCCCAGGCCGGGAGTTGGTGACGTTCCTCGCGGAAACTCACGTTGACCATGTTTTTCGAAGTTGCCGGATTCAACGCATCGAAGAAcgtgcgccgcgccaggGAGAGAAGTATCGAAAAACGTTTCGGCTGGTGACCTCAGATGCCTTGTGCCCACCCGTGACGAAAGCGTACCTTAACACTCGCGCGTACGATGCTGTCGTTATCGCGACACCTCTCGAAGTCGCAGATATCGCTGTCCTTCGCAGAAACAAGGCAGGAAACCTGGAATTGCTGGAGCTCCCCCCTCCTCGAAAGTTCCAGGAGATCTTTGTGACCGTTGTCGCAGCGGACGGAATACAGAAAGATGGCCTTCTTAATCCCACTGGGGGGGCGACGCTGACGACTTCtcggcagcgcagcagcggctccaCGGAAAACCGTGATATTTCGCTTTTTGCGGCATGGTGTGGACACAGCCCGTCTGCTGACTTGCAAAATGGACAAGCAAGGCGGTTCATTTGCAAACTTACCAGTGAGCGGAGCCTTACAGATGACGACGTGTCGCACCTGTTCAGCGGCGTGCACGCCATCATTCGACGCAAATGGCCTGCGTACCCTTTTCTGATCCCCATTCCTCGCTACCCACAggacgcgggagacgacagcagtccgcagcgcgagagaggactGGAAAACGACCCGACTCGCTTTCAGCTGATGGAGAATGTCTTTTATCCCAACGCATTCGAGGGCGCGTTTTCGTGCATGGAGGGTCAGGCCATGGCTGCGCGGAATACCGCCCATCTTCTATGGAACGCCCTCGCGTGA
- a CDS encoding putative ferredoxin (encoded by transcript BESB_036980) — translation MRARRLSRCVRGILGVAQRHASPSSPSFSSPFAVANARPFSSSSSAFFAVLSVPLKQEGACALRLFASWTSSSSSCARHSCLSASSVSRAPAGVRPLSSSLPSEVPPLPSSILQPRLLFSAAPQSEPSVCGKRGFLWFGKKDGEEGTPRAAAETTSESASEGATQSASGAQAAGGAPTVTFVSADEQTKLPCTYRPGQTLLMVALENEVGIEGACGGQCACSTCHVILNEKDFSKFPEPDDDEQDMLDLAVHTTNTSRLGCQLKLTEDHSGLEVRLPAATVNQMYR, via the exons ATGCGAGCCCGAAGGTTGTCGCGGTGTGTGCGTGGGATTTTGGGTGTGGCGCAGAGGCATGCGTCCCCGAGCTCGccttcgttttcctctcctttTGCGGTCGCCAACGCGCgaccgttttcttcttcctccagcgCTTTTTTTGCCGTTTTGTCCGTACCCCTGAAGCAAGAAGGTGCAtgcgccctccgcctttTCGCTAGCTGGACTTCGtccagcagctcctgcgcTCGCCATTCTTGcctgtctgcctcgtctgtctctcgagCCCCGGCTGGCGTCCGTCCtctgtcttcgtctctcccctCCGAGGTGCCGCCGCTTCCCTCGTCAATCCTCCAacctcgtcttcttttctcagccgcgccgcagagcgagccCTCCGTTTGCGGGAAAAGGGGATTTCTCTGGTTTGGCAagaaggacggcgaggagggaacgccacgcgccgcggctgagacCACGAGCGAGAGCGCCTCAGAGGGCGCGACGCAAAGCGCAAGTGGAGCCCAGGCAGCCGGCGGAGCCCCCACAGTGACCTTCGTCAGCGCAGACGAGCAAACCAAGTTGCCGTGCACTTACAGG CCCGGACAGACGCTGCTGATGGTCGCCTTGGAGAACGAGGTCGGCATCGagggcgcatgcggcggccAGTGTGCATGCAGCACCTGCCACGTCATCTTGAAC GAGAAGGATTTTTCCAAGTTTCCCGAgcccgacgacgacgagcaaGACATGCTGGATTTGGCTGTTCACACTACAAATAC GTCGCGGCTCGGCTGTCAGTTGAAGCTCACTGAAGATCACAGCG GGCTGGAGGTGCGGCTTCCGGCGGCGACAGTCAACCAAATGTACCGCTGA
- a CDS encoding hypothetical protein (encoded by transcript BESB_036990): MHSAGSAMSSEAEDAAPFRRSASSRVRGGEKEEGCFGHEEALAEGLRQSKKAVLSRKRRRHEERKQRKQVHKEKQKLWKLERQKELLERQMNQQKAAISGLLHASGKGAGVRTPPHRADAQANDENSASTSEDDAAPRVAFGKKRKLATDASPSFSEAASSRSAVDVRGSVQAALLANAKVGAKTRAGGLPDETLPFSASLATSSERWKAEEKRQALDAAGRQLDAELAFLEAKLGLSKGKKDGEKKKRLVQELIDDGFDEELQGLLDDILGGNLGERGEKKRSKNMPTEDLEEREDEDEEEEDEEDEDEGEEKGEEEEDEGEGEEGGDGEDEKVEEEEEGEDDDDEEEEEEEEIDDDDEEEEEKEEEEEDDGDEEEEENQEEEEEEEKEEEDEEEDDVEETRGGAAKHGSLSSRTSAAPEGKYLPPHLRRQQEELPPGDGGEEEGEEEDSESESDACSTRGRSTLTQASPTASAVSAQSKKLTNAAFSSALSQGFVQTETRKARDAGRAITQRLRGLLNRVSEGNVEVILQQISGVIKDALAQVLASALPQASAASCAWTPKDVRNFRQAQEFAFFREMNAALVGLLTQSMIESRFSTASLIATQTALCCGLSALFDGALCREFLFALGRAFRKFFPRAVASESRLATSGDVEDAAGEPVEFYVRHLLTAFCFLFDFDVFEPAVFLGMLQRLSERPPGADAAGLGEFQVECLLLVLRLGGGKLRNENPALFKEAWASLMKRMREGEADAAGALPAAAEAQEGGDATPDDGRSRAELKAKLATRTAQTFSEEMRRRREQELENESNKGRLHYLVRELEELKNNKTSTIHLASRASQEAMRRWLQTSALLSQSPWRQCAGRSVLVSVASWKELEEGAPAAGSSPSAAQFRSATRTVSGPAERVDVAKQLGVKGATDERKLLEIATKLRLHSEEQKKIFVALMSANGLKDAVSRLLRIMPRTKQRKTFATTAVAVVLHVALQEAVFNPFYALLLACLCARCSCAAWVAAPKEADSAKPPLASPFASLSPTQRGARNSGAGAEIREGCSCFLLPEKEGKNFRRIVQRGLAAQNSAAHGFSLRRLLHLARLEAFLIRVGVVELRLARFINFEGETGKAGGQMPLTGKLGFFLKELCVQLLCLPQFASVPLPAPTSTSYSPLFAFLSLSALPDVREAFLVILEDVLLAEARAAEKGARKTPQSASGDCQAGKKGKCARVPGGVCTPLCGLREETVTRVIRFMQKQKRFEDDEDEQAYFEP; this comes from the exons ATGCACTCGGCCGGCTCTGCGATGTCTAGCGAagccgaggacgcggcgcccttcCGCCGGAGTGCGtcgtctcgcgtgcgcggcggggagaaagaagaaggctGCTTCGGGCACGAAGAAGCGCTCGCTGAAGGCCTGCGGCAGTCGAAGAAAGCGGTGCTATCGCGAAAGCGACGGCGCCACGAAGAGCGGAAACAGAGGAAGCAAGTGCATAAGGAAAAGCAGAAACTGTGGAAActggagaggcagaaagagCTGCTCGAGCGGCAGATGAACCAACAAAAAGCCGCCATTTCGGGCCTTCTCCACGCCTCGGGGAAAGGTgcaggtgtacgtacacctccTCACCGCGCGGATGCGCAAGCAAACGATGAGAATAGCGCATCGACTtcagaggacgacgccgcgccgcgcgttgcTTTcgggaagaagcgaaagctTGCGACAGacgcgtctccctccttctCGGAAGCGGCCTCGTCTCGTTCCGCAGTGGACGTTCGCGGCAGCGTGCAGGCTGCACTGCTGGCGAACGCGAAAGtgggagcgaagacgcgcgccggcggtctACCAGACGAGACTTTGccgttttctgcgtcgctcgcgacGTCAAGCGAGCGGTGGAAGGCCGAGGAAAAGCGCCAGGCTCTGGATGCGGCGGGTCGGCAGCTGGACGCGGAGCTTGCCTTCCTCGAGGCGAAGCTGGGGCTCTCGAAGGGGAAGAAAGacggagaaaagaagaagagactcgTTCAGGAACTCATCGACGACGGATTCGATGAAGAGCTCCAGGGCCTCCTGGACGACATCTTGGGCGGCAACCTGGGCGAGAGGGGGGAGAAGAAACGCTCTAAAAACATGCCAACAGAAGACCTAGAGGAACGggaagatgaagacgaagaagaagaggacgaagaggacgaagatgAGGGTGAAGAAAAaggtgaggaggaagaggacgaaggtGAGGGTGAAGAAGGAGGTGAtggagaagacgaaaaagtggaggaagaagaggaaggagaggatgacgacgatgaagaagaggaagaagaggaagaaattgatgacgacgatgaagaagaggaggaaaaggaagaggaagaagaggatgacggcgatgaagaagaggaggaaaatcaggaggaagaggaagaagaagaaaaagaggaggaagatgaagaagaagacgatgTTGAGGAGactcgaggcggcgcagcgaagcatggctctctttcttctcgcacCTCAGCTGCGCCTGAGGGGAAGTATCTGCCGCCTCATCTTCGCCGTCAGCAGGAGGAGCTGCCcccgggcgacggcggcgaagaggagggcgaagaggaagacagcgagtCTGAGAGCGACGCGTGTTCCACGCGGGGACGCTCTACATTGACGCAAGCGTCCCCCACTGCATCTGCGGTGTCTGCGCAATCCAAGAAGCTCACCAACGCGGCGttttcctccgctctctcgcaggGGTTTGTTCAGACCGAAACTCGaaaggcgcgagacgccggtCGCGCCATTacgcagcgtctccgcggccttctcaACCGCGTCTCTGAAGGAAACGTCGAGGTCATTCTTCAGCAGATCTCCGGGGTCATCAAAGATGCGCTCGCCCAA gttctcgcgtctgcgcttccGCAGGCGAGTGCGGCTTCGTGCGCATGGACGCCGAAGGACGTGCGGAACTtccggcaggcgcaggagtTTGCGTTCTTTCGCGAAATGAACGCGGCGCTCGTTGGGCTGCTCACGCAGAGCATGATTGAGTCTCGCTTTTCGACCGCGTCGCTCATCGCCACGCAGAccgcgctctgctgcggcctgAGCGCTCTCTTCGACGGCGCGCTGTGCCGCGAGTTCCTCTTTGCCCTCGGGCGCGCCTTTCGCAAGTTTTTCCCGCGCGCAGTGGCCTCCGAGTCGCGGCTGGCGACCTCTGGCGAcgtcgaggacgcggcgggtgAGCCCGTCGAGTTCTACGTGCGCCACCTGCTCACAGCATTTTGCTTCCTCTTCGACTTTGACGTCTTCGAGCCTGCGGTATTCCTCGGGAtgctccagcgcctctcagagcgcccgccaggcgccgacgccgcgggcctcggcgAATTCCAAGTCGAGTGCCTCTTGCTGGTGCTGCGTctgggcggcggcaagcTGCGAAACGAAAACCCTGCGCTCTTCAAAGAGGCTTGGGCCTCCCTGAtgaagcgcatgcgcgagggggaggccgacgccgccggcgcgctgcccgcagccgcagaggcgcaggaggggggggacgcGACCCCCGACGAcggccgaagccgcgcggaaCTGAAGGCGAAACTCGCCACGCGGACTGCGCAGACCTTCAGCGAAGAAatgcgcaggagacgcgaacAGGAGCTGGAGAACGAAAGCAACAAAG GCCGTCTGCATTACCTCGTGCGCGAGCTGGAGGAGCTGAAGAACAACAAAACAAGCACCATCCacctcgcctcgcgggcctcgcagGAAGCAATGAG GCGCTGGCTGCAGACGAGCGCGTTGCTGTCGCAGTCCCCGTGGCGGCAGTGCGCAGGCAGGAGCGTCCTCGTGAGCGTCGCCTCGTGGAAGGAGCttgaggaaggcgcgccagccgctggATCTTCGCCCTCAGCGGCGCAGTTTCGCTCGGCAACCAGGACTGTCTCTGGCCCGGCGGAGCGAGTCGACGTCGCCAAACAGCTCGGGGTAAAAGGCGCGACTGACGAGCGGAAACTTTTAGAAATTGCGACGAAGCTGCG CTTGCACTCAGAGGAACAGAAGAAGATCTTCGTGGCGCTGATGTCTGCGAACGGCCTTAAGGACGCCGTCagccgtctgctgcggatTATGCCTCGCACGAAGCAAAGGAAGACTTTT GCCACGACTGCCGTCGCGGTTGTGCTCCACGTGGCACTTCAGGAGGCGGTCTTTAATCCGTTCTACGCCCTGCTGCTcgcgtgcctctgcgcgcgctgctcctgcgcagcctgggtcgccgcgccgaaggaggcagacagcgccaagccgccgctggcgtcgccgttTGCGTCGCTCAGCccgacgcagcgcggcgcgcggaactctggcgcaggcgcggagatcCGCGAGGGCTGCAGCTGTTTCCTGCTCCCCGAGAAGGAGGGCAAGAACTTCAGACGCATTGTGCAGCGCggcctggcggcgcagaacTCCGCCGCCCACGGCTTTTCACTCCGCCGGCTCCTGcatctcgcgcggctcgaggccTTTCTG ATTCGCGTGGGCGTCGTTGAGCTCCGTCTGGCGCGGTTCATCAACTTCGAGGGCGAGACAGGGAAGGCTGGGGGGCAGATGCCGCTCACGGGGAAGCTCGGCTTCTTTCTCAAAGAG CTGTGCGTGCAGCTCCTGTGTTTGCCTCAGTTCGCGTCtgtgccgctgccggcgccgaccTCAACGTCTTACTCGCCGCTgttcgcctttctctctctctcggcgctaCCGGATGTGCGCGAGGCATTTCTCGTCATTCTTGAAGACGtgctgctggcggaggcgcgcgcggctgagaaGGGCGCGCGGAAAACCCCACAGAGCGCGAGTGGTGACTGCCAGGCAGGGAAGAAGGGCAAATGCGCGCGAGTCCCTGgtggtgtatgtacaccgctctgcggcctgcgcgaggagacagtcACGCGCGTGATTCGATTCatgcagaagcagaagcgatttgaagacgacgaggacgaacaAGCCTACTTTGAGCCGTGA